One genomic segment of Mus pahari chromosome 4, PAHARI_EIJ_v1.1, whole genome shotgun sequence includes these proteins:
- the LOC110320149 gene encoding LOW QUALITY PROTEIN: small ubiquitin-related modifier 1-like (The sequence of the model RefSeq protein was modified relative to this genomic sequence to represent the inferred CDS: deleted 2 bases in 1 codon; substituted 2 bases at 2 genomic stop codons) produces the protein MQRHLGESTVTISDQETKPSTEDLGDKKEGEYIKLNVNXIKXCILIIGQDSSDTHFKVKMTTHLKKLKVSYCQRQGVPMNSLRFLFEGQRIADNHTLKELGMGEEDVIEVYQEQMGGSLNEISYVQREVTLFRTVHFQVCDDKKIDQWELSYDISIGPQVPACGCFPPGL, from the exons ATGCAGAGACACCTGGGTGAATCCACTGTCACAATCTCTGACCAGGAGACAAAACCTTCAACTGAGGATTTAGGTGATAAGAAAGAAGGAGAATACATCAAACTCAatgta aattaaattaaataatgtatCCTCATTATTGGTCAGGATAGCAGTGATACACATTTCAAAGTGAAAATGACAACACATCTCAAGAAACTTAAAGTGTCGTACTGTCAAAGACAGGGAGTTCCAATGAATTCACTCAGGTTTCTCTTTGAAGGTCAGAGAATTGCTGATAATCATACTCTGAAAGAACTGGGAATGGGGGAAGAAGATGTGATTGAAGTTTATCAGGAACAAATGGGGGGGTCACTCAACG aaattTCATATGTGCAGAGAGAGGTCACCCTTTTCAGGACTGTGCATTTTCAGGTTTGTGATGATAAGAAGATTGACCAATGGGAGCTTTCCTATGACATATCAATTGGCCCTCAAGTTCCAGCATGTGGTTGCTTCCCTCCTGGACTGTGA